The following are encoded in a window of Telmatobacter sp. DSM 110680 genomic DNA:
- the hemQ gene encoding hydrogen peroxide-dependent heme synthase encodes MAEFPPVPLTLEGSALLHQFFRFDWKAWRSCAEGERTKITAEFTAALEKLEQGPGAGAQTGLFSQLGHKGDLILVHFRDSFEALNQVELDLAKTSFYDFLTPTHSYVSVVELGLYESSRKTYEAASAKGFENHTPEWNAEVESSLKRGAEAMKTRLFPAIPDAKYLCFYPMDRKRGEQVNWYTVPFADRQRMMHEHGMIGRRYGDVVKQIISGSIGMDDWEWGVDLFADDPVVFKKLIYEMRFDEVSAVYALFGQFYLALRLPVEKLSDWLNGKL; translated from the coding sequence TTGGCTGAATTTCCTCCTGTTCCGCTCACGCTTGAAGGGTCCGCACTTTTACATCAGTTCTTTCGTTTTGATTGGAAGGCGTGGCGGTCCTGCGCGGAGGGCGAGCGCACGAAAATTACGGCGGAATTCACTGCGGCTCTCGAGAAGTTGGAGCAGGGGCCGGGAGCCGGAGCCCAGACGGGGCTTTTCTCGCAGCTTGGACATAAGGGCGATTTAATCCTCGTGCACTTCCGCGATTCGTTTGAAGCTCTGAACCAGGTAGAGCTGGACCTGGCAAAGACTTCTTTTTATGATTTTCTGACTCCGACGCACTCCTATGTTTCCGTCGTCGAGCTTGGGCTGTACGAGTCGAGCCGCAAGACGTACGAGGCGGCATCCGCGAAGGGTTTTGAGAACCACACGCCAGAGTGGAACGCGGAAGTTGAATCCTCGTTGAAGCGAGGAGCCGAGGCGATGAAAACGCGCCTCTTCCCTGCTATTCCGGATGCGAAGTATCTGTGCTTTTATCCTATGGACCGCAAGCGCGGCGAGCAGGTGAACTGGTATACCGTTCCGTTCGCGGATCGCCAGCGGATGATGCACGAGCATGGCATGATCGGACGGCGATACGGGGACGTGGTGAAGCAGATCATCTCGGGATCGATTGGAATGGATGACTGGGAGTGGGGCGTGGATCTGTTCGCCGACGACCCGGTGGTATTCAAGAAGCTGATCTACGAGATGCGTTTCGATGAAGTGAGCGCAGTATATGCGTTGTTTGGGCAGTTTTACTTGGCGCTGCGGCTGCCGGTGGAAAAACTTTCAGACTGGCTCAATGGAAAACTGTAG
- a CDS encoding uroporphyrinogen-III synthase, protein MTAPLAGRRVLVTRAAHQAGKLSEGLRAAGIEPVEVPVLEILPPASYEPLNHALQHLYSYDWLILTSANTVRAVTERAAALGLSLRDPGPHIGAIGQATAEAARQAGLHVTLTPESYVAESLVTALATRIRGKHVLLARATIARDVIPDALRKIGATVNVVDAYQNATPADSPGRLRAAIATRIDACTFTSSSSVIHLADVARNAGIAFPFPGVKAISIGPITSATLRERGWEPFAEATPHDIPALLAAVLRALA, encoded by the coding sequence ATGACGGCGCCACTCGCAGGTCGACGCGTCCTTGTCACGCGTGCCGCGCACCAGGCGGGCAAACTCAGTGAAGGCCTGCGCGCAGCCGGTATAGAGCCTGTCGAAGTGCCCGTCCTCGAAATCCTTCCGCCCGCGAGCTACGAACCGCTCAATCATGCACTCCAGCATCTCTACAGTTACGACTGGTTGATTCTTACGAGTGCCAATACCGTTCGAGCCGTTACGGAAAGAGCCGCGGCTCTCGGGCTCTCCCTGCGCGATCCCGGCCCGCACATCGGCGCCATCGGCCAGGCCACTGCTGAAGCCGCCCGGCAGGCGGGCCTTCACGTCACGCTTACTCCCGAAAGCTACGTCGCGGAAAGTCTCGTTACCGCACTCGCAACCCGCATCCGCGGTAAGCACGTATTGCTGGCGCGCGCCACCATCGCTCGCGACGTCATCCCCGATGCCTTGCGCAAAATCGGAGCTACCGTGAACGTGGTTGACGCTTACCAGAATGCCACTCCTGCCGATTCACCCGGACGGTTACGTGCTGCGATCGCTACACGGATTGACGCGTGCACCTTCACCAGCTCATCCAGCGTCATCCACCTGGCAGACGTCGCGCGCAACGCCGGCATCGCGTTTCCGTTTCCAGGCGTCAAGGCCATTTCCATTGGCCCCATCACCAGCGCAACACTTCGCGAACGAGGTTGGGAACCCTTTGCCGAAGCCACGCCCCACGATATCCCCGCCCTGCTGGCAGCGGTGCTTCGGGCATTGGCATAA
- the nth gene encoding endonuclease III — protein MSPTKSDAKKKPIKKAIKRAAASRDLAPERIAAILKALDEAYPDAVCALTHRTPWELLVATILSAQCTDVRVNMVTPELFKRFPTPAAMAKAEIPELIEIIRTTGFFNNKAKSIKGAAKAIVERFGGKVPETLAQLITVPGAARKTANVVLGVSYGKAEGVVVDTHVFRISRRLDLTKAETAEKVEQDLMKILPQDRWISFSHQVIHHGRQVCIARNPKCDKCNLEQLCHSKDKTWSS, from the coding sequence ATGTCTCCGACGAAATCTGATGCAAAGAAAAAGCCGATAAAGAAGGCAATCAAACGCGCGGCGGCTTCGCGCGATCTCGCGCCGGAGCGAATTGCCGCAATCCTGAAAGCTCTCGACGAAGCGTACCCGGATGCGGTTTGCGCATTGACGCACAGGACGCCGTGGGAACTGCTGGTGGCTACTATTCTTTCAGCGCAGTGCACCGATGTACGCGTGAATATGGTGACGCCGGAACTGTTCAAACGCTTCCCTACTCCGGCGGCGATGGCCAAGGCTGAGATTCCGGAGTTGATCGAGATTATTCGGACTACGGGGTTTTTCAATAACAAGGCGAAGTCGATCAAGGGTGCGGCAAAGGCCATCGTGGAGCGGTTTGGCGGGAAGGTTCCTGAGACACTTGCACAGTTAATCACGGTTCCGGGCGCGGCACGCAAGACTGCCAACGTGGTGCTGGGCGTGAGCTACGGCAAAGCCGAGGGCGTTGTGGTTGATACGCATGTCTTCAGGATTTCAAGGCGGCTTGATCTGACAAAAGCCGAGACAGCAGAAAAAGTCGAGCAGGATCTGATGAAGATTTTGCCGCAGGATCGCTGGATCAGCTTTTCGCACCAGGTGATTCATCACGGACGGCAGGTGTGCATCGCGCGCAATCCCAAGTGCGACAAATGCAATCTCGAGCAGCTTTGTCATTCCAAAGACAAAACATGGTCGAGCTGA